In one Polynucleobacter sp. JS-JIR-5-A7 genomic region, the following are encoded:
- a CDS encoding type II toxin-antitoxin system HipA family toxin, producing the protein MVRELNVWFFGECVGVLTQDEGYLSFRYLPQWLESKNAKPLSHSLPLIPESFGDKITKPFFAGLLPEGEKRAAVASILKVSSKNDFALLDGIGGECAGALILLEPGQIPPLEAHASESIEWLKEDQLLGVLEKLPKRPLLAGESGLRLSLAGAQEKLPVVVREVQSEVARGNYFEIGLPKNNIPSSYILKPEISDVDGSVYNEAFCLALAKELKLSAATAQIGCTKGKTYLLVERYDRFCDSNGLLTRLHQEDFCQALSVGPEFKYQNEGGPSIVDGFALVRKVTTPSAPNLLRLLDYIIFNCLVGNNDAHAKNFSLLYGRNGIQLAPLYDVLSTAVYPGLTDSMAMKIGSKYRFDELHARHWVQMAESAQLGAPQLKRRVLEIADVLPGLAQSLHTQFKANDLDHPILGQITSLIEGRCKTTIKRFAISE; encoded by the coding sequence ATGGTTCGAGAACTAAACGTCTGGTTTTTTGGTGAGTGCGTTGGTGTGCTAACTCAAGACGAGGGTTATCTGTCTTTTCGATATTTACCTCAATGGCTAGAATCAAAAAATGCTAAGCCTCTTTCGCACTCTTTGCCTTTAATTCCCGAATCATTTGGCGACAAGATTACAAAACCTTTTTTTGCTGGCTTATTGCCAGAGGGTGAGAAGCGTGCTGCAGTAGCCAGCATCTTAAAAGTATCCAGTAAAAATGATTTTGCATTATTGGATGGTATTGGGGGTGAGTGTGCAGGTGCATTGATTTTATTGGAGCCTGGTCAAATACCTCCTCTAGAAGCGCATGCAAGTGAATCGATAGAGTGGCTTAAGGAAGATCAATTACTTGGAGTCCTAGAGAAGCTGCCGAAGCGACCATTGCTTGCTGGAGAGTCCGGATTAAGACTTTCTCTTGCAGGAGCCCAAGAGAAGTTACCGGTAGTTGTTAGAGAGGTGCAGAGTGAGGTTGCTCGAGGTAATTATTTTGAAATTGGCCTACCAAAAAATAATATTCCCAGCTCGTACATACTTAAGCCAGAGATATCGGATGTGGATGGAAGTGTTTATAACGAAGCCTTTTGCCTTGCCTTGGCTAAGGAGCTAAAGCTAAGTGCAGCTACCGCTCAGATTGGCTGCACAAAAGGTAAAACGTATTTGTTGGTAGAACGATATGACCGTTTTTGTGACAGCAATGGACTATTAACAAGATTGCACCAAGAAGATTTTTGTCAGGCATTGAGTGTGGGTCCAGAGTTTAAATACCAAAATGAGGGTGGGCCATCTATTGTCGATGGATTTGCATTGGTACGTAAGGTCACCACACCGAGTGCCCCTAATCTTTTGAGGCTACTGGACTACATCATCTTTAATTGCTTGGTTGGTAACAACGATGCCCACGCAAAGAACTTTTCATTACTATATGGTCGAAATGGAATTCAATTAGCGCCACTCTATGACGTGTTATCAACAGCGGTCTATCCAGGTCTTACCGATAGTATGGCCATGAAGATTGGCAGCAAATACCGCTTCGATGAATTGCATGCACGCCATTGGGTACAGATGGCCGAATCTGCCCAGTTAGGTGCACCTCAATTAAAGAGGAGAGTACTTGAGATCGCTGATGTATTGCCAGGACTTGCGCAGAGTCTTCACACTCAATTCAAAGCCAATGACTTGGATCACCCAATTCTTGGTCAAATTACTTCATTGATTGAGGGGCGCTGTAAAACAACAATCAAGCGCTTTGCTATCAGCGAGTAA
- a CDS encoding flagellar motor protein MotB gives MDTSFKNPPLKRRKRPEDHEHHDRWLVSYADFITLLFAFFVVMYASSSINEKKYDALSNSLISAFAPVQTTEGDSKLDVKLKPSGEIAGTQTESSPILIDPLGLIRLKRDMAFIKREKMNRVEKDLTTALKPLIEDGKIGVMQTSKGVRIDIIDSYLFSPGSASVTSPAALNTLAQIAPILAKSDQAIDIEGHTDNQPINTKAFNSNWELSAIRATTVLNILNQKGISEARLSATGFGSSRPIESNDTAAGKAKNRRVSILLLSDSGQQPGSDITPAKLAQPLAQPATLPQTQHMETKSQ, from the coding sequence CTGGATACCTCCTTTAAAAATCCTCCCTTAAAGCGACGTAAACGCCCAGAAGATCACGAACACCATGATCGCTGGTTGGTATCCTACGCCGATTTCATCACCCTGCTCTTTGCCTTTTTTGTGGTGATGTACGCTAGCTCAAGCATTAATGAGAAAAAGTACGATGCCTTGTCCAATTCCCTGATATCGGCTTTTGCGCCAGTACAAACGACTGAGGGCGATAGCAAGCTCGATGTCAAGCTTAAGCCTAGTGGAGAGATCGCAGGGACTCAAACTGAATCAAGCCCTATCTTGATTGACCCCCTGGGCCTCATTAGACTCAAACGTGACATGGCTTTTATCAAGCGGGAGAAGATGAATCGGGTTGAAAAAGACCTGACTACGGCTTTAAAACCGCTGATTGAAGATGGCAAGATTGGCGTCATGCAAACCTCTAAAGGCGTGCGCATTGACATCATTGATAGCTATTTATTTAGCCCTGGATCAGCCAGCGTCACTAGCCCTGCGGCGCTCAATACGCTAGCGCAAATTGCCCCTATTCTGGCTAAAAGTGATCAAGCGATTGATATTGAAGGTCACACTGATAACCAACCCATCAATACCAAAGCCTTCAACTCTAACTGGGAGCTCTCCGCCATCAGGGCGACTACTGTTCTCAATATCTTGAATCAAAAAGGCATTAGTGAGGCACGCTTGAGTGCAACCGGATTTGGCTCATCCAGACCGATAGAGTCCAATGACACTGCAGCAGGTAAAGCAAAAAATAGAAGGGTCTCTATTTTGTTATTAAGTGATTCTGGTCAACAACCAGGCTCAGATATTACTCCTGCTAAGTTAGCCCAACCATTAGCCCAACCAGCGACACTGCCTCAGACTCAGCACATGGAAACCAAGAGTCAATAA
- the flgJ gene encoding flagellar assembly peptidoglycan hydrolase FlgJ, giving the protein MALPSNSISASDVSNQLALDTNSLSSLKKSAKENSPEAIKGVAKQFEAIFINMMLKSMREASPQDGVFNTEQNKLYTSMFDQQLSQKLSSGKGIGLADVLVKQLSKAAGIQTDAIKPGDEPISSKALGLNRFDPNISSKVSAYTSVASMYGSTKPTPSFMDKVSKLFSSLEDAGDAMASSVGNAVKETVSSFTNKMSSYAQQASNATGLPAQFMLGQAALETGWGKKEIKGADGTQSNNLFGIKAGGSWTGKTVSAVTTEFINGEKQTRVEKFRAYDSYADSFKDFANLISSNPRYQNVLNNLSNVNSYADAMAKAGYATDPDYAKKLASVIKRVGNPS; this is encoded by the coding sequence ATGGCATTACCTAGTAACTCTATATCAGCGTCTGATGTCAGCAATCAACTGGCATTAGACACTAATAGCCTATCTAGTCTCAAAAAATCTGCTAAAGAAAATTCTCCTGAAGCTATAAAGGGAGTCGCAAAGCAATTTGAGGCGATCTTTATCAATATGATGCTGAAAAGTATGCGAGAGGCTAGTCCACAGGATGGTGTCTTTAATACTGAGCAAAATAAACTCTACACCTCAATGTTTGACCAGCAGTTGAGCCAAAAGCTCTCGTCAGGCAAAGGGATTGGCTTAGCCGACGTCTTGGTTAAGCAGCTCAGTAAAGCCGCAGGTATACAGACCGATGCGATCAAGCCAGGGGATGAACCCATTAGCTCAAAAGCACTAGGTCTAAATCGATTTGACCCCAATATCAGTTCTAAGGTATCTGCCTACACCTCGGTAGCATCCATGTATGGCAGCACTAAGCCTACTCCCTCATTTATGGATAAGGTCTCCAAACTCTTTAGTTCGCTCGAAGATGCAGGTGACGCAATGGCTTCTTCAGTAGGCAATGCTGTTAAAGAAACCGTTAGCTCATTTACGAACAAAATGTCTAGTTATGCGCAGCAAGCCAGTAATGCTACCGGACTACCAGCACAGTTTATGTTGGGTCAAGCTGCACTAGAAACGGGTTGGGGTAAAAAAGAAATCAAAGGGGCTGATGGCACCCAAAGTAATAATTTATTTGGCATTAAGGCAGGCGGCAGCTGGACGGGCAAGACTGTTTCTGCAGTCACGACTGAATTTATCAATGGTGAGAAGCAGACCAGAGTTGAAAAATTTAGAGCCTACGACTCTTATGCAGACTCATTTAAAGATTTTGCAAACTTGATTTCAAGTAACCCGCGTTACCAAAATGTCTTAAACAATCTGAGTAACGTCAACAGTTATGCCGATGCAATGGCAAAAGCAGGGTATGCTACCGATCCTGATTACGCCAAGAAGTTGGCTAGCGTGATCAAACGGGTAGGCAATCCCTCTTAG
- a CDS encoding helix-turn-helix transcriptional regulator — translation MSTSIQNSTDLGSLIRETRRRLKLTQPQLALAANVGVRFIVELEAGKPTLRLENILRVLQALGGVLSVEGMDPFIVNKQEGAR, via the coding sequence ATGAGCACATCCATTCAAAATTCAACAGATTTAGGTAGTCTGATCCGTGAAACTCGTAGGCGTTTGAAATTGACTCAACCACAATTGGCGCTCGCCGCTAACGTGGGGGTAAGGTTCATCGTTGAACTGGAGGCGGGTAAACCCACGCTTAGATTGGAAAATATTCTCAGGGTGTTGCAAGCCTTGGGTGGTGTATTAAGCGTAGAGGGCATGGACCCATTTATTGTAAACAAGCAAGAGGGTGCGCGCTAA